A genome region from Paradevosia shaoguanensis includes the following:
- a CDS encoding thermonuclease family protein, with the protein MKLRTVAAGLTFGLIAGMGASAPAMAQPFASEPLFEETGTATVVDGDHLAINGRTIGLWGIDAPLPIQPCIKDGKEFACGRDAKDNLEKLVANQTVVCKEVRDTENLRRRMLRWARCTVGDLDLSAEQARLGMAIALSDQSQDYVAQEAEAKAAKVGIWSADEFENPSDWEFRMKTQ; encoded by the coding sequence ATGAAATTGCGAACAGTTGCGGCGGGACTGACATTTGGCCTGATCGCCGGCATGGGCGCAAGTGCACCCGCCATGGCACAGCCCTTCGCCAGCGAGCCGCTGTTCGAGGAAACCGGTACGGCAACCGTGGTGGATGGGGACCATCTCGCCATCAACGGTCGCACAATCGGGCTTTGGGGAATCGACGCGCCGCTGCCGATCCAGCCGTGCATCAAGGACGGCAAGGAATTCGCCTGCGGGCGCGACGCCAAGGACAACCTGGAAAAGCTCGTGGCCAACCAGACCGTGGTCTGCAAGGAAGTCCGTGACACTGAAAACCTGCGCCGCCGCATGCTGCGCTGGGCGCGCTGCACCGTCGGTGATCTGGATCTGTCTGCCGAGCAGGCCCGACTAGGGATGGCCATTGCTCTTTCCGATCAATCGCAAGACTACGTCGCCCAGGAGGCGGAGGCCAAGGCTGCCAAGGTTGGTATCTGGTCAGCCGACGAATTCGAGAACCCGTCGGATTGGGAGTTCCGCATGAAGACCCAGTAA
- a CDS encoding pyrroloquinoline quinone-dependent dehydrogenase — protein MLKRNLFLTGLATASVLAMSAAAGAAGTTSERLLGAGSEAENANWLMVHRTYDSHRFSPLDQINKDTVKDLGLSFATILDNASRGGRYASARNEGTPLVEDGFMYVQTGWSVVYKIDVRDGKTGKVVWKYDPEVDRQWISDATCCGAENRGIGLWNDDVIALTMDGRVMSINKDTGELNWEKQQADKARAESFTGAPLVVGDTAIYGPAGGEYGIRGWLEAMDLKTGEPAWRTFTVPGPGEPGNETWQGNAWETGGASIWQTGSYDPDSGMTYWGTGNPAPQIDAEYRPGDNLYASSLLALDAKDGAIKWHFQFTPNDPYDYDEIGDNQLLDVTVDGKPSKMVVRAARNGFMYGFNRNDGAMTYAKQYVEDLTWTTGIDPKTGKPLEYDPKAQLQKYVAGTVGSREGTPGIYCPTLGGGKNWQPAAYSPNTKMLYVTSAEGCSAYVPEAAPNPTITGGEYDVVKAQREWNGRLPAPEGTKLPDVFNGGSVKAIDPLTGETKAKVLMPRRLNGMLATGGDLVWGSSTNGNIYAYDANSLEEVWSYNVGTALGGPPMSYSVDGKQYIAVLAGAAAAAADKKLAPQSEFFVPADALYVFSLK, from the coding sequence CACCGTTTCAGCCCGCTTGACCAGATCAACAAGGATACGGTCAAGGACCTCGGTCTGTCGTTCGCCACCATCCTGGACAACGCCTCGCGCGGCGGCCGCTATGCCAGCGCCCGCAACGAAGGCACTCCGCTGGTGGAAGATGGCTTCATGTACGTCCAGACCGGTTGGTCGGTGGTGTACAAGATCGACGTTCGCGACGGCAAGACCGGCAAGGTCGTATGGAAGTACGATCCTGAAGTCGACCGCCAGTGGATTTCGGACGCCACCTGCTGCGGCGCTGAAAACCGCGGTATCGGCCTCTGGAACGACGACGTGATCGCCCTGACCATGGACGGCCGCGTCATGTCGATCAACAAGGACACGGGCGAACTCAACTGGGAAAAGCAGCAGGCTGACAAGGCCCGCGCCGAAAGCTTCACCGGTGCTCCGCTCGTCGTCGGCGACACGGCCATCTACGGCCCGGCCGGCGGTGAATACGGTATCCGCGGCTGGCTCGAAGCCATGGACCTCAAGACCGGCGAACCCGCTTGGCGTACGTTCACCGTTCCTGGCCCGGGCGAGCCCGGCAACGAGACCTGGCAGGGCAACGCCTGGGAAACCGGCGGCGCTTCCATCTGGCAGACCGGTTCCTATGATCCGGATTCCGGCATGACCTATTGGGGTACGGGTAACCCGGCTCCGCAGATCGACGCCGAATACCGCCCGGGTGACAACCTCTACGCTTCGAGCCTTCTCGCGCTCGACGCCAAGGACGGCGCCATCAAGTGGCACTTCCAGTTCACCCCGAACGATCCCTACGACTACGACGAAATCGGCGACAACCAGCTCCTCGACGTGACCGTCGATGGCAAGCCGTCCAAGATGGTCGTCCGCGCTGCCCGTAATGGCTTCATGTACGGTTTCAACCGTAACGATGGCGCCATGACCTACGCCAAGCAGTATGTGGAAGACCTGACCTGGACCACCGGTATCGACCCGAAGACCGGCAAGCCGCTCGAATACGATCCCAAGGCCCAGCTCCAGAAGTACGTTGCTGGTACCGTTGGTTCGCGTGAAGGCACCCCCGGCATCTACTGCCCGACCCTTGGCGGTGGCAAGAACTGGCAGCCTGCTGCCTATAGCCCGAACACCAAGATGCTCTACGTGACCTCGGCTGAAGGCTGCTCGGCTTATGTGCCCGAAGCTGCTCCCAATCCGACGATCACGGGCGGTGAATACGACGTGGTCAAGGCCCAGCGTGAGTGGAACGGCCGTCTGCCGGCTCCGGAAGGCACCAAGCTGCCGGACGTCTTCAACGGTGGTTCGGTCAAGGCTATCGATCCGCTGACCGGCGAAACCAAGGCCAAGGTCCTGATGCCGCGTCGTCTGAACGGCATGCTCGCCACCGGCGGCGACCTCGTCTGGGGTTCGTCCACCAACGGCAACATCTATGCCTATGACGCCAACAGCCTCGAGGAAGTCTGGTCGTACAACGTCGGCACCGCCCTTGGTGGCCCGCCGATGAGCTACTCGGTTGATGGCAAGCAGTACATCGCGGTTCTCGCCGGTGCTGCCGCCGCTGCCGCGGACAAGAAGCTTGCTCCGCAGTCCGAGTTCTTCGTGCCGGCTGATGCCCTCTACGTGTTCTCGCTGAAGTAA